The following are encoded in a window of Poecile atricapillus isolate bPoeAtr1 chromosome 21, bPoeAtr1.hap1, whole genome shotgun sequence genomic DNA:
- the PRKRIP1 gene encoding PRKR-interacting protein 1: MAAPSAPRPPRPRKEPQPLVIPRSAAEEQRLRLERLMRNPEKTVPIPEKLNEWAPRPPPEFVRDVMGSSAGAGSGEFHVYRHLRRREYQRQDFMDAMAEKQRLDEEFQKKLERNKMIAEEQTAKRRRKRQKLKEKKLQAKKNKLEQKKQEKEPGQSQEQGSSEDDEEDSKEEEEKEDDAEEPSFVMGRG; encoded by the exons ATGGCGGCGCCCTcggccccgcggccgccccggccccgcaaGGAGCCGCAGCCGCTCGTCATCCCCCGGAGCGCGGCCGAGGAGCAGCGCCTCCGCCTCGAGCGCCTCATGAGGAACCCG GAAAAGACTGTACCAATTCCTGAAAAACTGAATGAATGGGCACCACGGCCTCCCCCGGAGTTCGTTAGAGATGTCATGG GTtccagtgctggagctgggagcggGGAGTTCCACGTGTACCGGCACCTCCGTCGGCGAGAGTACCAGAGGCAAGATTTCATGGATGCCATGGCTGAGAAG CAAAGACTAGATGAGGAATTCCAGAAGAAACTGGAGAGGAATAAGATGATTGCAGAAGAGCAAACAGCAAAACGCAGAAGGAAGCG CCAGAAgttaaaagagaagaaactgcaagctaagaaaaataaacttgaacaaaagaaacaggaaaaag AACCTGGGCAATCCCAAGAGCAAGGCAGCAGCGAGGATGACGAAGAGGATagcaaggaggaggaagaaaaggaagatgatGCTGAAGAGCCAAGTTTTGTGATGGGAAGAGGATGA